The following are encoded in a window of Arvicanthis niloticus isolate mArvNil1 chromosome 1, mArvNil1.pat.X, whole genome shotgun sequence genomic DNA:
- the Stk32c gene encoding serine/threonine-protein kinase 32C isoform X2 — protein sequence MRLWPAFRVNFDHFQILRAIGKGSFGKVCIVQKRDTEKMYAMKYMNKQQCIERDEVRNVFRELEILQEIEHVFLVNLWYSFQDEEDMFMVVDLLLGGDLRYHLQQNVQFSEDTVRLYICEMALALDYLRSQHIIHRDVKPDNILLDEQGHAHLTDFNIATIIKDGERATALAGTKPYMAPEIFHSFVNGGTGYSFEVDWWSVGVMAYELLRGWRPYDIHSSNAVESLVQLFSTVSVQYVPTWSKEMVALLRKLLTVNPEHRFSSLQDMQTAPSLAHVLWDDLSEKKVEPGFVPNKGRLHCDPTFELEEMILESRPLHKKKKRLAKNKSRDSSRDSSQSENDYLQDCLDAIQQDFVIFNREKLKRSQELMSEPLPGPETSDMTDSTADNEAEPTALPMCGSICPSSGSS from the exons GTATGCATCGTGCAGAAGCGGGACACAGAGAAGATGTATGCCATGAAGTACATGAACAAGCAGCAATGCATCGAGCGGGATGAGGTCCGGAATGTCTTCCGGGAGCTGGAGATCCTGCAGGAGATTGAACATGTCTTCCTGGTGAACCTCTG GTATTCATTCCAAGATGAAGAGGACATGTTCATGGTTGTGGATCTGCTTCTGGGTGGAGACCTGCGCTACCACCTCCAGCAGAATGTCCAGTTCTCAGAGGACACAGTGAGGCTGTACATCTGTGAGATGGCCCTGGCCCTGGACTACCTGCGTAGCCAGCACATCATCCACAG AGATGTCAAACCTGACAACATTCTCCTGGATGAACAAG GACACGCACACCTGACTGACTTCAACATTGCCACCATCATAAAGGATGGGGAGAGGGCGACAGCTTTAGCTGGGACCAAACCATACATGG CTCCAGAGATCTTCCACTCTTTCGTCAATGGCGGGACTGGCTACTCCTTCGAGGTGGACTGGTGGTCGGTGGGGGTGATGGCTTACGAGCTGCTCCGAGGATGG AGGCCCTACGATATCCACTCGAGCAACGCTGTGGAGTCTCTCGTTCAGCTGTTCAGCACTGTGAGTGTCCAGTACGTGCCCACCTGGTCCAAGGAGATGGTAGCCCTGCTGCGGAAG CTCCTCACCGTGAACCCTGAGCACCGGTTCTCCAGTCTCCAAGACATGCAGACAGCCCCATCGCTGGCCCATGTGCTGTGGGACGACCTGAGTGAAAAGAAGGTGGAGCCAGGCTTTGTGCCCAAT AAAGGCCGCCTGCACTGTGATCCCACCTTTGAGCTGGAAGAGATGATCCTGGAGTCGAGGCCTCTGCACAAGAAGAAAAAGCGGCTGGCCAAGAATAAGTCTCGGgacagcagcagagacagctCCCAGTCG GAGAATGACTACCTGCAAGACTGTCTGGATGCCATCCAGCAAGACTTTGTGATTTTTAACAGAGAAAA GTTAAAGAGGAGCCAGGAACTCATGAGCGAGCCTCTTCCAGGCCCTGAAACTTCGGATATGACAGATTCCACTGCAGACAATGAGGCAGAGCCTACAGCTCTACCCATGTGTGGCTCCATCTGCCCCTCTTCTGGGAGCAGCTAG